One stretch of Thermanaerosceptrum fracticalcis DNA includes these proteins:
- a CDS encoding ATP-grasp domain-containing protein, whose protein sequence is MAKIAIFTERYTIRSSVELAALTNYRMAAFELGHQLDFLFRNELKYLSNYDAVFIRALTDPLNTSYVVARLAQMQGQRVIDDPESIRICCDKVNMYKRLLQHQIPMPETIFLDNKEVSKENACELFETLGIPLVLKAPNSSFSHYVEKVNSPDEFVKFGKKFLRRADRIIVQQYIPSDYDWRVIILDGKVLAVAKYIFAQNTWRTMDRAEDGQLAKVVGVDASKANPALLQVAVNATRTIGRSLYGVDVKEVDGEYYVIEVNDNPNIDAGNEDQASPEIYKNIVRYLAGEEFE, encoded by the coding sequence ATGGCAAAGATAGCAATTTTTACGGAACGTTATACCATCAGAAGCTCGGTGGAACTAGCGGCACTCACAAATTACAGGATGGCTGCCTTTGAGCTGGGACATCAGCTTGATTTCCTGTTTCGTAATGAATTAAAGTACTTGAGCAATTATGATGCTGTTTTTATCAGGGCTCTGACCGACCCTCTCAATACTAGCTATGTTGTGGCCCGGCTGGCTCAGATGCAGGGCCAGCGTGTAATTGACGACCCTGAAAGCATACGAATCTGCTGTGACAAAGTAAATATGTACAAACGCCTGCTGCAGCATCAAATACCGATGCCCGAGACAATATTTTTAGATAACAAAGAGGTTAGCAAGGAAAACGCCTGCGAATTGTTTGAAACCTTGGGAATCCCCCTGGTTTTGAAGGCTCCAAATAGCAGTTTTTCTCATTATGTGGAAAAGGTTAATTCTCCTGATGAATTCGTCAAGTTCGGAAAGAAATTTTTGCGGAGAGCGGATCGGATTATTGTCCAGCAGTATATTCCCAGTGATTATGACTGGCGTGTTATCATCCTGGACGGGAAAGTATTGGCCGTGGCTAAATACATATTTGCCCAGAATACATGGCGGACCATGGACCGGGCGGAAGACGGACAGTTGGCTAAGGTAGTCGGTGTGGACGCAAGCAAAGCCAATCCAGCCCTGTTGCAGGTTGCTGTTAATGCGACCAGGACAATAGGCCGGAGTTTATATGGCGTCGATGTTAAAGAGGTTGACGGCGAATATTACGTCATCGAAGTAAATGATAATCCTAATATCGACGCTGGAAATGAAGACCAGGCCAGCCCGGAAATTTATAAAAATATTGTACGGTATCTAGCGGGTGAAGAATTTGAATAA
- a CDS encoding MTAP family purine nucleoside phosphorylase codes for MVSVPPALLGFIGGSGTLGMNFPQDLQDESLEFLEEGLVYKTPFGESPPFTLFQVRGKEDYQVLSCHMHGWRSGVTRAQASRQVFWVLREAGVKKVISEGGVGSLNHLLDPRDIVIPHDYIDFSLRKDVDLGTNQLLIMRQPLCPQLRDLLYRTAEAYPLKRVFSRGVYVVTDGRHFESPSECQMLKQWGGDIVGQSLCPEVYLAREIGACFAGLYTVVNYGEGIVKAWEHRELAEIFHQDAPRIGKILGQAMKELTFGECGCECQDLRKPTLLNKVYK; via the coding sequence ATGGTAAGTGTACCACCGGCGTTATTAGGATTCATCGGGGGATCGGGAACCCTGGGCATGAATTTTCCCCAGGACCTCCAAGACGAATCCCTAGAGTTTTTAGAGGAAGGACTAGTTTATAAAACACCCTTTGGAGAAAGCCCGCCCTTCACCCTCTTTCAGGTGAGAGGGAAGGAAGATTATCAGGTATTAAGCTGTCATATGCACGGCTGGCGTTCAGGTGTTACCCGGGCCCAAGCCTCACGTCAGGTCTTCTGGGTCTTGCGGGAGGCCGGTGTCAAGAAGGTCATCAGTGAAGGGGGCGTGGGGAGTCTCAACCACCTCTTAGACCCTCGAGACATTGTTATCCCCCATGATTATATTGATTTTTCTTTACGGAAGGATGTGGATCTGGGAACTAACCAGCTTTTGATTATGCGTCAACCCCTGTGTCCCCAACTCCGCGACCTCTTATACCGGACAGCGGAAGCCTATCCCTTGAAACGAGTCTTTTCTCGCGGGGTCTATGTAGTTACCGATGGACGGCATTTTGAGAGCCCCAGCGAATGTCAGATGCTTAAACAGTGGGGTGGCGATATCGTGGGGCAGAGCCTCTGTCCTGAGGTATATCTGGCGAGAGAAATTGGGGCTTGTTTTGCTGGACTTTATACCGTAGTGAATTATGGAGAAGGTATTGTCAAAGCCTGGGAACACCGGGAACTGGCAGAGATTTTTCACCAAGATGCCCCCAGAATTGGGAAAATTCTGGGTCAGGCCATGAAGGAACTGACCTTTGGGGAATGTGGCTGTGAATGTCAGGATTTACGTAAGCCGACCCTTTTAAATAAGGTTTATAAGTAG
- a CDS encoding GNAT family N-acetyltransferase has translation MNKLSSRKAVAADLRQLMEIEKKCFPECDVFSRRNMRRMVNNPKCSILLDVLEYEQEVVGYAVYLTRRNSQTIRLYSLCLLPCYTGQGLTRKYLEERLKDFALRFSKVILEVRQSNKAAIRLYHGLGFELGQILEGYYADGERGYRMVKNLKPKLP, from the coding sequence TTGAATAAGCTTTCATCACGGAAAGCCGTGGCGGCAGATTTAAGGCAATTGATGGAAATAGAAAAAAAGTGTTTTCCGGAATGTGATGTTTTTTCGCGGCGTAATATGCGACGGATGGTAAATAATCCAAAATGTTCAATCTTACTTGATGTTTTAGAATATGAGCAAGAGGTTGTTGGTTATGCTGTTTACCTGACGAGACGCAACAGCCAGACGATAAGGCTATATTCCCTGTGTCTTCTACCATGCTACACCGGGCAGGGCTTAACCAGAAAATATTTGGAGGAACGGTTAAAAGATTTTGCCTTAAGATTTTCGAAGGTAATCTTAGAAGTACGCCAGTCCAATAAGGCGGCAATCAGGCTTTACCACGGGTTGGGTTTTGAGCTTGGACAGATTCTTGAAGGATATTATGCTGACGGGGAAAGGGGTTATCGCATGGTTAAGAATCTGAAGCCGAAATTACCATGA
- the lpdA gene encoding dihydrolipoyl dehydrogenase, whose translation MRKRIVIIGGGPGGYVAAIRGAQLGAEVHLVESDRLGGTCLNIGCIPTKTLLHTAELYRIVKNGAKIGLKTDGLRVEWPVLMKRKEAVVNSLVQGVTALLKANKVAVYKGHAVLQDERTVKIDAPTPQTLSADAIILGVGSVPVKPPFPGADLPNVLDSTAALSLPEIPSSLVIIGGGVIGTEFAALYNSLGTKVTVVEMLPEILPAVDGQIVSVIKKDLSSRGVDFLTEARLSEVRDAKKGLTAKVLTGQNQLEINGEYVLVAVGRRPNTENLGLESVGVKTEKGAILVNEHFETNVPGIYAIGDCNAQTMLAHVASAQGIRAVEHALGYRSFYNRKVLPYCIYTSPEVAGVGLTEEQARNQGLSYRTGIFPLAGNGKSIIEHCENGLVKIIADTKYKEILGVHIVGPHATDLIAEGALAISLEATVEELIALIHAHPTISEAVAEAAHAVIGNPIHWPPGVKKDIM comes from the coding sequence ATGAGAAAACGTATCGTTATAATAGGAGGCGGGCCGGGTGGTTATGTGGCTGCCATTCGTGGGGCACAACTCGGGGCGGAGGTCCATCTCGTAGAATCAGACCGTTTGGGAGGCACGTGTTTAAACATTGGGTGTATACCTACAAAGACTCTTCTGCATACGGCCGAATTGTACCGGATAGTAAAAAATGGGGCAAAAATAGGTCTTAAAACTGACGGGCTAAGGGTGGAATGGCCAGTGCTGATGAAACGCAAGGAGGCCGTAGTTAATAGCCTTGTTCAGGGAGTCACGGCTCTCTTAAAAGCCAACAAAGTGGCGGTTTACAAGGGACACGCTGTATTGCAGGATGAGCGTACAGTAAAAATTGACGCTCCTACCCCCCAGACCCTTTCGGCAGACGCTATTATATTGGGAGTTGGTTCCGTTCCGGTGAAGCCCCCCTTTCCCGGTGCAGACCTACCCAATGTGCTTGACAGTACGGCTGCATTGAGTTTACCTGAAATACCGTCATCGCTGGTCATTATCGGTGGCGGGGTTATTGGGACTGAGTTTGCCGCACTCTACAATTCCCTAGGTACTAAGGTAACAGTTGTGGAAATGCTGCCTGAGATACTGCCGGCCGTTGATGGCCAAATTGTATCGGTAATTAAAAAAGATTTAAGCAGCAGGGGTGTGGATTTTCTCACTGAGGCACGTTTATCAGAAGTACGGGACGCTAAAAAGGGATTAACAGCAAAAGTTCTGACCGGGCAAAATCAGCTTGAGATAAACGGTGAATATGTGCTGGTAGCGGTAGGGCGCAGGCCAAATACTGAAAATCTGGGTCTTGAGTCAGTAGGGGTCAAGACGGAAAAGGGAGCAATCCTTGTAAATGAGCATTTTGAGACCAATGTACCGGGTATTTATGCTATAGGTGACTGCAATGCCCAGACAATGCTTGCCCATGTAGCCTCGGCTCAAGGAATTAGAGCGGTGGAACATGCCCTGGGATATCGCTCCTTTTATAACAGGAAAGTCCTACCATACTGCATATACACAAGTCCCGAAGTTGCCGGTGTAGGACTTACGGAAGAACAGGCCCGAAACCAGGGATTGTCGTACCGGACTGGCATCTTTCCCTTAGCCGGAAATGGCAAATCAATCATAGAACATTGTGAGAATGGTTTAGTTAAGATAATTGCCGATACAAAGTACAAAGAAATACTCGGAGTCCATATTGTTGGGCCGCATGCAACGGATTTGATTGCTGAAGGGGCTTTGGCTATCAGTCTGGAAGCAACTGTTGAGGAATTAATTGCCCTAATCCATGCCCATCCTACCATTAGTGAGGCTGTAGCAGAGGCGGCTCATGCTGTTATAGGAAACCCCATTCACTGGCCGCCAGGAGTAAAAAAAGACATAATGTAG
- a CDS encoding thiamine pyrophosphate-dependent dehydrogenase E1 component subunit alpha → MEITKAELLSFYETMVTIRTFEEKAAELFAAGKLPGFVHLYIGEEAVATGVCANLTDKDYITSTHRGHGHLIAKGGRIDLMMAELFGKATGYCKGKGGSMHIADVNLGILGANGIVGAGQPIAAGAAFACKYKKTDAVAVCFFGDGASNRGTFHESLNMASIFKLPVIFVCENNMYGISNYQKNHMNVSDISDRAAAYGIPGVTVDGNDVVAVYEAAAEAVDRARKGDGPSLIECKTWRHRGHFEGDPCIYKDPKEQEAWLKKDPVLSLEKKLTELKFATVVELEEIKAAVKEKIDSAVLFAQNSPDPDPDDVLTDVYAS, encoded by the coding sequence ATGGAGATTACAAAAGCTGAATTGCTAAGTTTTTATGAAACTATGGTAACGATTAGAACTTTTGAAGAAAAGGCAGCTGAACTTTTTGCAGCTGGCAAACTTCCCGGTTTTGTCCATCTCTATATCGGAGAAGAGGCAGTTGCTACAGGTGTGTGTGCAAATTTGACCGACAAGGATTATATAACCAGTACCCACCGTGGTCATGGTCACCTGATTGCCAAAGGCGGCAGGATCGACTTAATGATGGCAGAGCTCTTTGGTAAGGCTACCGGCTATTGTAAAGGGAAAGGCGGCTCTATGCATATAGCTGACGTAAACCTGGGTATCCTGGGTGCTAACGGTATTGTGGGAGCAGGGCAACCTATTGCTGCCGGTGCCGCTTTCGCCTGCAAATACAAAAAAACCGATGCCGTAGCAGTATGCTTCTTTGGTGATGGTGCTTCAAACCGCGGTACGTTCCATGAATCGTTAAATATGGCCTCCATTTTTAAATTGCCCGTAATTTTCGTCTGTGAGAACAATATGTACGGCATCTCTAATTATCAGAAGAACCATATGAATGTAAGCGATATCTCTGACCGCGCTGCGGCATACGGAATTCCCGGTGTCACAGTGGACGGCAATGATGTTGTGGCAGTTTATGAAGCCGCCGCAGAAGCTGTTGACCGTGCCAGAAAAGGTGATGGACCTAGTTTAATTGAGTGCAAAACGTGGCGACACCGGGGACATTTTGAAGGAGATCCATGCATTTATAAAGACCCGAAAGAGCAGGAAGCCTGGCTGAAAAAGGATCCAGTCTTAAGCTTGGAAAAGAAATTGACAGAACTGAAATTTGCTACTGTTGTGGAGTTAGAAGAAATTAAAGCTGCTGTTAAAGAAAAAATAGATTCTGCAGTTTTATTTGCGCAAAATAGTCCTGATCCCGATCCTGATGATGTTTTGACTGATGTTTATGCAAGTTAA
- the mqnC gene encoding cyclic dehypoxanthinyl futalosine synthase has product MARLTKKEALKLLQQADTLELAEIACAMRDKIHPQGYITFVVDRNINYTNICQVQCKFCAFYREEGNIEGYVLTVEEICEKVKEAQEMGATQVMLQGGLHPSLGLKYFAQVFSKIKERFSVTIHSLSPPEIDHIAKLEGLSIKETLLRLKELGLDSVPGGGAEVLVDRVRQTVSPRKISSNRWLEIMEEAHKIGMESTATMMMGSIETEEELLEHLEKIRDLQDKTGGFRAFIPWTFQPAHTALEGKKISSIRYLRFLAVSRLFLDNFKTIQGSWVTQGPQMGQMSIYFGANDLGSIMLEENVVKAAGTAYTMEKESMIQLIKDTGKRPALRDTLYNILKVY; this is encoded by the coding sequence ATGGCTCGCCTAACAAAAAAAGAGGCCTTAAAACTCTTACAACAAGCTGATACTTTGGAATTAGCGGAAATTGCCTGTGCCATGAGAGATAAAATCCATCCCCAAGGATATATTACCTTTGTGGTGGATAGAAATATTAATTATACAAACATCTGCCAGGTTCAGTGCAAGTTTTGTGCTTTTTACCGTGAAGAAGGTAATATTGAAGGATATGTACTTACTGTAGAGGAAATCTGTGAAAAGGTGAAAGAAGCTCAGGAGATGGGTGCTACCCAGGTGATGCTGCAAGGGGGACTCCATCCTTCTCTGGGACTGAAATATTTTGCTCAGGTTTTTTCCAAAATCAAGGAACGTTTTTCTGTGACCATCCACTCCCTGTCTCCACCGGAGATAGATCATATCGCCAAACTGGAAGGCCTCAGCATCAAAGAAACTCTTCTTAGACTAAAAGAGCTGGGGCTGGATTCTGTACCAGGCGGCGGGGCTGAGGTTCTGGTGGATAGAGTCAGACAAACCGTCAGTCCCAGAAAAATATCCAGTAATCGCTGGCTGGAAATTATGGAAGAAGCCCATAAAATAGGCATGGAATCTACGGCCACCATGATGATGGGTAGTATAGAGACGGAAGAAGAACTCTTAGAACATTTGGAGAAAATTCGTGATTTACAGGATAAAACGGGAGGCTTCAGGGCATTTATTCCCTGGACTTTTCAACCGGCTCATACGGCCTTAGAGGGCAAAAAGATTTCTTCCATCCGCTATTTGCGTTTCCTGGCTGTGAGCAGACTCTTTTTGGATAACTTTAAAACCATCCAAGGTTCCTGGGTTACGCAAGGACCCCAGATGGGACAAATGTCCATTTATTTTGGCGCTAACGACTTAGGGAGCATTATGCTGGAAGAAAACGTGGTAAAAGCCGCTGGTACGGCCTATACCATGGAGAAAGAAAGCATGATTCAACTCATTAAAGATACGGGCAAAAGGCCCGCTTTAAGGGATACCCTCTATAACATTCTAAAAGTCTATTAG
- a CDS encoding dihydrolipoamide acetyltransferase family protein has product MAFEIFMPKMGLTMSKGTVAKWLKKEGDAVKKGEEILEVMTEKITNTIEAPADGILLKIVVPEGEEVYIGSLLGIIGAAGETLDGIGNKPSISPAIASGGEGVEKIKITPAARKLAQENGIDYTNLSGTGPGGRITREDIEKAIAGLAPEPAKRETNVYEEKAESDRKNIAEVIPYTGMRKAIGDNMAHSWAVAPKVTHHVSVDVTNLLTLRKTLNEDRKEKEKISISDLLVKIVAKALEMKPHINVTLDKSEIKVLNDINIGLAVALEKGLVVPVIRNANKKSLSQISREVKELAQKARENRISPEEMRGGTFTITNLGPYGSVDWFTPIINQPEAAILGIGRIVEQPVVYQGQITIRPMMGLSLAFDHRVIDGAPAAEFLAVVLKLIESPMKVLI; this is encoded by the coding sequence ATGGCTTTTGAAATTTTTATGCCAAAAATGGGGTTGACCATGTCCAAAGGAACTGTGGCCAAGTGGTTGAAAAAAGAGGGCGATGCAGTTAAAAAAGGCGAAGAAATTTTAGAGGTTATGACTGAAAAGATTACTAATACCATTGAAGCCCCTGCCGATGGTATCCTGCTGAAAATAGTAGTACCCGAAGGCGAGGAAGTATACATTGGCTCTTTGTTAGGCATCATCGGTGCGGCTGGAGAAACTCTTGATGGAATTGGGAATAAGCCATCAATTTCACCTGCCATTGCAAGCGGAGGAGAGGGTGTTGAGAAAATAAAAATAACACCTGCTGCCCGTAAACTTGCGCAAGAAAATGGCATTGATTACACAAACCTTAGCGGGACCGGTCCGGGAGGGCGTATTACCAGAGAAGATATAGAAAAGGCCATCGCTGGTTTAGCTCCTGAGCCTGCTAAAAGGGAAACAAATGTCTATGAAGAAAAGGCGGAATCAGATAGAAAGAACATTGCTGAGGTTATCCCCTATACAGGCATGAGAAAGGCTATCGGGGATAACATGGCCCACAGTTGGGCAGTTGCCCCCAAGGTGACCCATCACGTCAGTGTTGATGTTACCAATCTTTTAACCTTACGTAAGACATTGAATGAAGACCGGAAGGAAAAAGAAAAAATATCAATTTCAGACCTGTTGGTGAAAATTGTGGCCAAAGCCCTGGAAATGAAGCCCCATATCAACGTTACCCTCGATAAAAGTGAGATCAAGGTTTTAAATGACATAAACATCGGTTTGGCAGTCGCTTTGGAAAAAGGATTGGTCGTACCGGTTATCAGAAATGCAAATAAGAAAAGCTTATCGCAAATCAGCAGGGAAGTAAAAGAACTGGCCCAGAAGGCCCGTGAAAATAGAATAAGCCCTGAGGAAATGAGGGGTGGTACCTTTACAATCACAAATTTAGGCCCTTACGGTTCCGTAGACTGGTTTACACCCATTATCAACCAACCGGAAGCGGCGATTTTGGGAATAGGCAGAATAGTAGAACAACCCGTAGTTTATCAAGGCCAGATTACAATACGTCCCATGATGGGATTATCCCTTGCTTTTGACCATAGAGTGATTGATGGGGCGCCGGCAGCTGAATTTTTAGCCGTTGTTCTTAAACTTATTGAATCACCCATGAAAGTACTGATTTAA
- a CDS encoding alpha-ketoacid dehydrogenase subunit beta, translating to MKQMTYAEALRDGIRLEMQRDPHVYLAGEDVGIFGGCFGQTAGLYQEFGPERIVDTPISETAIVGHAVGAAAAGLRPIVEIMFIDFMGVCMDEILNQAAKMRYMFGGKAKVPMVIRTPCGAGVSAAAQHSQSLEAFFAHIPGIKTVMPSTPADAKGLMCAAIRDDNPVIYIEHKMLLGLQGDVPEGEYVIPLGKADIKRRGSDVTIVAWSAMVHKALAAAEALAKEGISAEVLDPRTLNPLDKDSILNSVGKTGRLVIVHEATRTGGFGGEIAAIVADEGFDLLNAPIKRVTAPDAPVPFSPVLERKYLPSEEKIINAVKELF from the coding sequence ATGAAACAAATGACATATGCTGAGGCTTTAAGAGATGGTATCCGTCTGGAAATGCAAAGGGATCCCCATGTATATTTGGCAGGGGAGGATGTGGGCATCTTTGGAGGCTGTTTTGGCCAAACTGCCGGTTTATATCAGGAATTTGGGCCTGAACGCATTGTTGATACACCCATAAGTGAAACGGCTATTGTGGGGCATGCTGTGGGAGCGGCGGCTGCGGGCTTGCGTCCTATAGTAGAGATCATGTTTATTGATTTTATGGGTGTTTGTATGGATGAAATTTTAAACCAGGCTGCCAAAATGCGTTATATGTTTGGCGGCAAAGCTAAAGTCCCTATGGTAATTCGGACACCGTGCGGTGCGGGGGTAAGTGCAGCCGCCCAGCATTCCCAGAGTCTGGAAGCCTTTTTTGCCCATATTCCGGGTATCAAGACGGTAATGCCCTCAACACCTGCTGATGCAAAAGGTTTAATGTGTGCCGCTATCCGTGACGATAATCCAGTCATCTATATCGAACATAAAATGCTGTTGGGATTACAGGGGGATGTGCCGGAAGGAGAGTATGTGATTCCTTTAGGGAAAGCGGATATTAAGCGAAGGGGTTCAGATGTTACAATTGTGGCCTGGTCCGCCATGGTTCACAAGGCTTTAGCTGCTGCGGAGGCCCTGGCTAAAGAGGGAATTAGTGCTGAAGTACTGGACCCGCGAACCTTAAATCCTTTAGATAAAGACAGCATTTTAAACTCCGTAGGTAAAACCGGAAGACTGGTGATTGTTCACGAGGCCACCAGGACAGGGGGATTTGGCGGCGAAATCGCCGCTATAGTGGCGGACGAGGGATTTGATCTTCTGAATGCTCCTATTAAACGCGTAACGGCTCCAGATGCTCCTGTACCTTTCAGCCCTGTGCTGGAGAGAAAATATTTACCCAGTGAAGAAAAAATCATCAACGCTGTTAAGGAATTGTTCTAG
- a CDS encoding ATP-NAD kinase family protein — MATVGIIANPASGKDIRRLVSYGTVFDNQEKVNIVRRILLGLAAVKVKRVVYMPDYYGIVPKAVEGLKSHDRLSMEIISADINLTGTQLDSYRAAQVMESSKVDCIITLGGDGTNRMVAKGCGSIPLLPVSTGTNNVFPTMVEGTVAGMAAGVVARGIVNHFPVVQPTKKLIVYKNGLPIDIALVDAVVLREKFIGSRAIWEVNHLVQAVVSRGEPHNIGIASVAGYLNPIGTSDKEGLSIEFGRGNFKVLAPIAPGLIVPVEIKTSQKIGINGKVKVKSTPCIIALDGEREVEVNEEDEAYIELTFDGPKVVDVKAALRAAVDGSHGSGMEELHKEFVLQE, encoded by the coding sequence ATGGCTACGGTGGGGATTATTGCTAATCCTGCCTCTGGTAAGGATATTAGACGCTTGGTGTCATATGGCACAGTATTCGATAATCAGGAAAAAGTGAACATAGTGCGTCGTATCTTACTGGGATTAGCTGCGGTTAAGGTAAAGAGGGTAGTATATATGCCCGATTATTACGGAATTGTACCTAAGGCTGTGGAGGGACTAAAAAGCCATGACAGGCTGTCCATGGAAATCATTAGTGCAGATATAAATCTTACGGGGACCCAGCTGGATTCGTACAGGGCCGCTCAGGTGATGGAAAGCTCCAAGGTTGATTGTATTATTACTCTGGGTGGAGATGGTACTAACCGTATGGTGGCCAAGGGATGTGGCAGCATTCCCCTTCTGCCTGTTTCCACGGGAACGAACAATGTATTTCCCACTATGGTGGAAGGGACTGTTGCTGGCATGGCGGCAGGCGTAGTGGCCAGAGGAATAGTAAACCATTTCCCCGTTGTACAGCCAACAAAAAAGTTAATTGTTTATAAAAATGGGTTGCCTATTGATATAGCACTGGTCGATGCAGTAGTACTGCGTGAAAAATTCATTGGCTCACGGGCCATATGGGAAGTAAATCATTTGGTGCAGGCGGTAGTCAGCAGGGGGGAACCTCATAATATAGGGATAGCCTCTGTAGCAGGTTACCTCAACCCCATAGGAACTTCAGATAAAGAGGGTTTATCCATAGAGTTCGGGAGAGGAAATTTCAAAGTGCTTGCACCTATCGCGCCGGGGTTGATCGTGCCGGTAGAGATTAAGACATCTCAAAAGATAGGGATTAATGGAAAAGTAAAAGTTAAAAGTACTCCATGTATTATCGCCCTGGACGGGGAAAGAGAAGTAGAGGTAAATGAAGAGGACGAGGCATATATAGAGCTTACCTTTGACGGGCCCAAAGTAGTAGATGTAAAAGCGGCTTTGCGTGCAGCAGTAGACGGAAGTCATGGCTCTGGGATGGAAGAACTGCATAAAGAGTTTGTGTTACAGGAGTGA
- a CDS encoding RimK-like ATPgrasp N-terminal domain-containing protein, with protein MGKVILYKLHRDDTYLYNMFGDYTYLTGGYYKSLDCELSQIRIMPTTEEALDAYVVPLAMKKAQLSNLKTPEYEIVTEKMIPPVLAYPINPFTSKCEVIIEKEDVEKKLKKLTMNGKYAVICQKLPSDYRIDVVRCILGLTLEQEYKEFAMSIFETFHLPLMKIRIIVTVDEYLFSAIEPLPYDELTLKEKKIIEEMGTWQR; from the coding sequence ATGGGAAAAGTAATTTTATACAAATTACACAGGGATGACACCTATTTGTATAATATGTTTGGCGACTACACTTATCTGACCGGAGGTTATTATAAGTCATTGGATTGTGAACTATCCCAGATAAGAATTATGCCTACGACGGAAGAAGCCCTTGATGCTTATGTTGTTCCTTTGGCCATGAAGAAAGCACAGTTATCCAATCTCAAAACACCTGAATATGAAATTGTTACTGAGAAAATGATACCGCCGGTTCTGGCTTATCCAATCAATCCATTTACTTCGAAATGTGAGGTAATTATTGAAAAGGAAGATGTGGAGAAAAAATTGAAAAAGCTTACAATGAACGGTAAATATGCTGTCATCTGCCAGAAATTGCCCTCCGATTACAGGATTGACGTGGTCCGCTGCATTTTAGGGCTAACTCTGGAACAGGAATATAAAGAGTTTGCCATGTCTATTTTTGAGACCTTTCATCTGCCGCTCATGAAAATTAGGATAATTGTTACGGTCGATGAGTATTTGTTTTCCGCTATTGAACCGCTGCCTTATGATGAATTGACTTTGAAAGAAAAGAAGATTATTGAGGAGATGGGGACATGGCAAAGATAG
- a CDS encoding menaquinone biosynthetic enzyme MqnA/MqnD family protein codes for MRPRVGHIQFLNCLPLYYGLVKNQQILLDIELIKGTPTELNRKLLARELDISPISSIEYAQNHHDLLLLPDLTVSADGPVNSIYLVSQVPITELDGKRIALTNTSATSVNLLKIIIQQKYNFRCEYFVCPPDLPSMLLEGEAALLIGDHALRAFYQKPPGLYFYDLGVEWKEFTGHKMVYAVWAVRKEFAQEKPHLVQRVYEAFISSMQYSIKHLEEIVKDAARWEIYTPEFLTHYFRGLEFSFDEEHKKGLLSYYECLAKQGIIKPIHQLNFIEVK; via the coding sequence ATGCGGCCCAGGGTTGGACACATCCAGTTTTTAAATTGTCTGCCTCTTTATTACGGATTAGTCAAGAATCAGCAAATACTTTTAGATATTGAATTAATCAAGGGCACACCCACGGAATTAAACCGTAAATTGCTTGCCCGGGAATTAGATATTAGCCCTATTTCCTCTATTGAATATGCTCAGAATCATCATGATTTACTTCTTTTACCTGATTTAACCGTAAGTGCCGACGGGCCTGTAAACAGCATCTACCTGGTGAGTCAAGTACCTATCACAGAACTGGACGGGAAACGCATTGCTTTAACTAACACTTCGGCTACCTCAGTAAATCTCTTGAAAATTATCATACAGCAAAAATATAATTTTCGCTGTGAATATTTTGTCTGTCCTCCTGATTTACCTTCCATGCTTTTGGAGGGAGAGGCAGCTCTTTTAATCGGCGACCATGCCCTCCGGGCTTTTTATCAAAAGCCCCCTGGTTTATATTTTTATGACCTGGGTGTAGAGTGGAAGGAATTTACCGGCCACAAGATGGTCTATGCCGTCTGGGCTGTACGCAAGGAATTTGCCCAGGAAAAACCCCATCTCGTGCAAAGGGTATACGAAGCCTTTATTTCCTCTATGCAATACAGTATCAAGCATTTGGAAGAGATCGTCAAGGACGCAGCGCGTTGGGAAATATATACACCGGAGTTTCTTACTCACTATTTCCGCGGACTAGAGTTTTCCTTTGATGAAGAACACAAAAAAGGCCTCTTAAGTTACTATGAGTGTTTAGCGAAACAGGGTATTATCAAGCCTATCCACCAGCTTAATTTTATCGAGGTGAAATAA